The sequence below is a genomic window from Ornithobacterium rhinotracheale.
TGTAAGTGTCCAATCTCCTCTAAAATCTTTGGCTGATTGCTTTGCTGCGTTTTGTGTTGGAGAACAAGAAGCAAAGAATGCAACAGATAGCATTGAAAGTAATACTTTTTTCATTTCTATTTTAATTTTAAAATTTATTTTTTCTTCATCACATAGATCAAGGAGGAGTACTGCTTGGTAAACATGGCTTTAAAATTTGAATACATGGCTACCAATGGTGCTCTGAAAATCCCAAATGTATTTTGCTTATATTTCTCTGAAAGTAGACTTACATAGAAAGCGTCAAAATACATTGGCTTTACTTGTTCTATAATCATGCCAAATTTTTTGGCTAAATATTTAATTGAAGTAGGGGAGAAGTGCCACAAATGTCTTGGTGCATCATAAGCCGCCCAATAGTTTTTGTAAAAATTTGCATCATACGATTTATGATTGGGCAAAGCTAAAATGATTCTCCCGCCAGGGTTTAAACATTTTAATAATTCCGAAAGTATTAAATCATAATTGGGAATATGTTCCAAAACATGCCATAGGGTAATGACATCGTATTTTTTGGTAAAAACTTCGGACTCGCTTAATAAATTATCCCCAATTTTAGGTTTTGCGAGCTTCAAGGCATTGCTATTAGGCTCATAACCAAAGGCTTGCACTTCTTCTTTTAATAATAAATCTACAAAATCGCCTGTTCCACATCCATAATCAAGTGCTGTTTTGGGTTTTTCGCTTGAAAAAACGATATTTTTCTTGTAGGCAAGATTATATTTTTTGACACGCTGATAGAGAATTTCAAAAAAAGAATTTTCGCCATCGGTATGTGAAATGTATTCTTTGCTATCATAATATTTATCTAGCTCGGTAGAGAAGGGGCGGGGCATGGTGCGCAACATTCCAGGCACTTCGTCATCTATCACGAGCGAAAATTTTTCTCCCGTTACCAAAAAATCCTTTACTTGATTATTTTTTAATTGTTCCACGTGAAACATTTTATTTTTTATCGACCTAAATGAATTAATAAAATACTAATGTCCGAAGGAGATACTCCACTGATTCTCGAGGCTTGTGCAATGGTTGCTGGTTTTATTTTTTGCAATTTTTGGCGACCTTCCATCGAGATGCTTTGAATTTGCATAAAATCGAAATCTTCAGGAATTTTCACATACTCGAGACGATTTAATTTCATGGCATTTTCTTCTTCTTTTTTGATATAGCCTTCGTACTTGATTTGAATTTCGGTTTGTTGCCAAGCTTCTTGATCAAATTCATTTTCTTGAAAATATTGTTGAAAGGCTTTTAAATCTCTTAAATCATCTAAACTGATTTCAGGGCGTTTCACGATTCCGTCCATTTTCATGCTTTGAGAAATTGGATTTCCACCTTTTTTATCTAAAATCGGATTGATTTCTTCTGGCAACACAGAAGTATTCTGGATAAATTTAATCAATTGTGCAGTACGCTCATATTTTTGGTGCATGCGATCGAGGCGTGCTTGAGAGGCTAAACCTAAATCATAACCAAGTGGCGTTAATCTTTCATCAGCATTATCTTGTCTAAGCAAAATTCTAAATTCGGCACGAGAGGTAAACATGCGATATGGCTCCTCGGTTCCTTTGGTAATTAAATCATCTATTAAAACTCCTATATAGGCTTCGTTTCTTTTCAAAACAAAAGGCTCTCTTCCTTGTACTTTGAGTGCCGCATTGATTCCCACCATTAAACCCTGACAAGCTGCTTCTTCATACCCTGTGGTTCCGTTGATTTGTCCTGCAAAATATAAATTCTCGATTAATTTAGTTTCGAGAGTATGTTTTAATTGAGTAGGAGGGAAGTAGTCGTACTCTATTGCATAACCTGGTCTAAAGATTTTTGCGTTTTCAAATCCTGGAATTTTACGCAACGCTTCGGCTTGCACTTCTTCTGGCAAGGAGGTTGAAAATCCATTGACATAAACTTCGATGGTTTCCCAGCCTTCGGGCTCTACAAAAATTTGATGTCTATCGCGATGAGAAAAACGATTGATTTTATCTTCAATCGAAGGGCAATATCTAGGACCTACACTTTCTATCGTTCCATTGAACATAGGCGAACGATCGAATCCTGAACGCAAAATTTCATGCACCTCGGGATTGGTATAAGTCATATAGCAGGAACGCTGTTTTTCTAATTTTGGTGTTTCGGTAAAAGAGAATTTTTGTGGATTTTCATCACCAGGTTGCTCAATCATTTTAGAAAAATTTAAACTTCTTGCAT
It includes:
- a CDS encoding class I SAM-dependent methyltransferase, whose amino-acid sequence is MEQLKNNQVKDFLVTGEKFSLVIDDEVPGMLRTMPRPFSTELDKYYDSKEYISHTDGENSFFEILYQRVKKYNLAYKKNIVFSSEKPKTALDYGCGTGDFVDLLLKEEVQAFGYEPNSNALKLAKPKIGDNLLSESEVFTKKYDVITLWHVLEHIPNYDLILSELLKCLNPGGRIILALPNHKSYDANFYKNYWAAYDAPRHLWHFSPTSIKYLAKKFGMIIEQVKPMYFDAFYVSLLSEKYKQNTFGIFRAPLVAMYSNFKAMFTKQYSSLIYVMKKK
- the mnmG gene encoding tRNA uridine-5-carboxymethylaminomethyl(34) synthesis enzyme MnmG, which codes for MIFTQAYDVIVVGGGHAGCEAAAAAANMGCKTLLVTMNLQNIGQMSCNPAMGGIAKGQIVREIDALGGYSGIVTDCTMIQHKMLNMSKGPAMWSPRAQSDRMRFAEKWRLMLEQTENLDFYQEMVKELLFDQNQKICGVVTNIGVEIKAKSVILTNGTFLNGLIHIGTKQFGGGRMGESAARGITEQLAELGFETGRMKTGTPPRVDARSLNFSKMIEQPGDENPQKFSFTETPKLEKQRSCYMTYTNPEVHEILRSGFDRSPMFNGTIESVGPRYCPSIEDKINRFSHRDRHQIFVEPEGWETIEVYVNGFSTSLPEEVQAEALRKIPGFENAKIFRPGYAIEYDYFPPTQLKHTLETKLIENLYFAGQINGTTGYEEAACQGLMVGINAALKVQGREPFVLKRNEAYIGVLIDDLITKGTEEPYRMFTSRAEFRILLRQDNADERLTPLGYDLGLASQARLDRMHQKYERTAQLIKFIQNTSVLPEEINPILDKKGGNPISQSMKMDGIVKRPEISLDDLRDLKAFQQYFQENEFDQEAWQQTEIQIKYEGYIKKEEENAMKLNRLEYVKIPEDFDFMQIQSISMEGRQKLQKIKPATIAQASRISGVSPSDISILLIHLGR